The following proteins come from a genomic window of Macadamia integrifolia cultivar HAES 741 chromosome 14, SCU_Mint_v3, whole genome shotgun sequence:
- the LOC122060598 gene encoding glycine-rich RNA-binding protein 2, mitochondrial-like, producing MVTKSEGGTCKVENLCYGRVLTDVFLYFGVDLEGEEYLGANVIDFNQDSLKKMTLDMSGVSPDEAEWEQPIEVEGHLGDGAGGVGGGVKGAGGGAGGANGGVDGGDGDVRPLNP from the coding sequence atggtgacAAAGTCTGAGGGAGGGACATGCAAAGTCGAAAACTTATGCTATGGGAGGGTTCTGACTGATGTGTTCCTctactttggggtggacttggaagGTGAGGAGTACTTGGGAGCAAATGTgatagacttcaaccaagattcccTAAAGAAGATGACACTGGATATGAGTGGGGTCTCACCCGATGAGGCTGAGTGGGAACAGCCAATTGAGGTGGAGGGTCACCTAGGAGATGGTGCTGGAggtgttggtggaggtgttaaGGGAGCTGGCGGTGGTGCTGGTGGAGCTAATGGTGGTGTTGATGGAGGTGATGGTGATGTTCGACCACTTAACCCATAG